The following proteins are encoded in a genomic region of Brachypodium distachyon strain Bd21 chromosome 1, Brachypodium_distachyon_v3.0, whole genome shotgun sequence:
- the LOC100844614 gene encoding MFP1 attachment factor 1, whose translation MSTDEHPAAATAGDDMPASFSFSIWPPTQRTRDAVVRRLVDTLAGDTILCKRYGAVPAADADPAARAIEAEAFDAAAVTGGAAASVEEGIEALQLYSKEVSRRLLDFVKSRSAAAKAAPPSEEEAAPKAAEGEAVEPPTED comes from the coding sequence ATGTCCACCGACGagcaccccgccgccgccaccgccggggACGACATGCCCGCCTCGTTCTCGTTCAGCATCTGGCCGCCGACGCAGCGGACGCGGGACGCCGTGGTGCGCCGCCTGGTGGACACCCTCGCGGGCGACACCATCCTCTGCAAGCGCTACGGCGCCGTgccggccgccgacgccgaccccgcggcgcgcgccatcgaggccgaggccttcgacgccgccgccgtcaccggcggggccgccgcctccgtcgaGGAAGGCATCGAGGCCCTGCAGCTCTACTCCAAGGAGgtcagccgccgcctccttgaTTTCGTCAAGTCCcgctcggccgccgccaaggccgccccGCCGtccgaggaggaggcagcgccCAAGGCTGCCGAGGGCGAGGCCGTCGAGCCGCCGACAGAGGATTGA